A stretch of the Candidatus Denitrolinea symbiosum genome encodes the following:
- a CDS encoding endopeptidase La, producing MCADRWNSAANEFINWMWENEFPADSFLSSLFSRPKKKDETDAAKPEPTEEKPRYPDILPILPLRGVVVYPTTAVPLTVGQPRSVRLVDEVTASESKLVGLVAARDPELEQPAPGDLYPIGTIATVHRLLRAPDGTVRLLVQGLERFRLGEFVQEEPYLKARVLLAPETVESGLEIDALARNARDQFQQIVGLIPSFPEELAQSILSIEEPLQTVYTIANFQRIDLTDAQQLLEIDSVTEKLKKLIGLLVREGEVLSIGQKIQNEARGEIEKVQRDYFLREQMKAIQKELGERDEQTVEAEEFRKKIEAAKMPEEADKLARRELERLERLPTAAAEYGVIRTYLDWLVSLPWSVQTEDNLDIEHARKVLNADHYGLEDVKDRILEFLAIRKLRLERKDEFSEESEDRIRREREGVILCFVGPPGVGKTSLGQSIARALGRRFTRMSLGGMRDEAEIRGHRRTYIGAMPGRIIQALRRVESRNPVFMLDEIDKLVFDFHGDPASALLEVLDPEQNVEFRDNYLEAPIDLSQVMFITTANTLETVPGPLLDRMEIIGLSGYTDREKIAIARGYLIPRQLRENGLRPKEAAFTDEALQKIIRQYTRESGVRNLERKIGAVCRKVGTRIAEGKRAAVKVTPKVVEELLEHPIFLGQEEISRRTSAPGVVPGLAWTSFGGDILYVEATHMPGGKGFQVTGSLGNVMQESARAAFSYVRSRAAALKLPGDFFDKNDIHMHVPAGATPKDGPSAGVTMATSLVSLISGRKALPHVGMTGEITLRGQVLPVGGIKEKVLAAHRNGLRTVILPKRNKQDLDDVPDEVKKEMKFIFAETVDDVLNASLEKAKAPAKAAAKKPATKKSTKAKSKSKTHVKRSAG from the coding sequence ATGTGCGCCGACCGCTGGAACAGCGCCGCCAACGAATTTATAAACTGGATGTGGGAAAACGAATTCCCCGCCGATTCATTTCTGTCCTCGCTTTTTTCGCGTCCGAAGAAAAAAGACGAGACGGACGCGGCCAAACCCGAACCGACGGAGGAGAAACCCAGGTATCCCGACATCCTGCCCATTCTGCCCCTGCGCGGCGTCGTCGTCTACCCGACCACCGCCGTCCCGTTGACGGTTGGACAGCCGCGCTCCGTCCGTTTGGTGGACGAGGTGACCGCCAGCGAGTCGAAACTGGTGGGACTCGTCGCGGCGCGCGACCCCGAGCTGGAGCAGCCCGCCCCGGGCGACCTCTACCCGATAGGGACCATCGCCACCGTCCACCGCCTTTTGCGCGCCCCCGACGGAACCGTCCGCCTGCTCGTGCAGGGACTGGAGCGCTTCCGCCTCGGCGAGTTCGTGCAGGAGGAACCGTATCTCAAAGCGCGCGTCCTCCTCGCTCCCGAAACTGTGGAGAGCGGGCTGGAGATCGACGCGCTGGCGCGCAACGCCCGCGACCAGTTCCAGCAGATCGTGGGACTGATCCCGTCCTTCCCCGAGGAACTGGCGCAGTCCATTCTCTCCATCGAAGAGCCGCTGCAGACCGTCTATACCATCGCCAACTTCCAGCGCATTGATTTGACCGACGCGCAGCAACTGCTGGAGATCGATTCCGTCACCGAGAAACTGAAGAAACTCATCGGCCTGCTGGTGCGCGAGGGCGAGGTCTTGAGCATCGGACAGAAAATCCAGAACGAAGCGCGCGGCGAGATCGAGAAGGTGCAGCGCGACTACTTCCTGCGCGAGCAGATGAAGGCCATCCAAAAGGAACTGGGCGAACGCGACGAGCAGACGGTGGAGGCCGAGGAATTCCGCAAGAAGATCGAAGCCGCCAAAATGCCCGAGGAGGCCGACAAACTGGCGCGCCGCGAACTGGAACGGCTGGAACGCCTGCCCACCGCCGCGGCCGAATACGGCGTCATCCGCACGTATCTCGACTGGCTGGTCTCGCTGCCGTGGAGCGTGCAGACGGAGGACAACCTCGACATCGAACACGCCCGCAAGGTCCTCAACGCGGACCACTACGGGCTGGAGGACGTGAAAGACCGCATCCTGGAGTTCCTGGCGATCCGCAAATTGCGCCTCGAACGGAAGGACGAATTTTCGGAAGAATCGGAGGACCGGATCCGCCGCGAACGCGAGGGCGTGATCCTGTGCTTCGTCGGGCCGCCCGGCGTGGGCAAGACCTCGCTGGGACAGTCCATCGCGCGGGCGCTGGGACGCAGGTTCACGCGCATGTCGCTGGGCGGGATGCGCGACGAGGCCGAGATCCGCGGCCACCGCCGCACCTACATCGGCGCGATGCCCGGACGGATCATCCAGGCCCTGCGCCGCGTCGAAAGCCGCAACCCGGTCTTTATGCTCGACGAGATCGATAAACTGGTCTTCGACTTCCACGGCGATCCCGCCTCGGCCCTGCTCGAAGTTCTGGACCCCGAACAGAACGTGGAATTCCGCGATAATTATCTCGAAGCGCCGATTGACCTGTCGCAGGTCATGTTCATCACCACCGCCAACACGCTGGAGACCGTCCCGGGGCCGCTGCTCGACCGCATGGAGATTATCGGGCTTTCGGGTTACACCGACCGCGAGAAGATCGCCATCGCGCGCGGCTACCTCATCCCGCGGCAGTTGCGCGAGAACGGACTCCGTCCGAAAGAAGCGGCCTTCACCGACGAAGCCCTGCAGAAGATCATCCGTCAGTACACGCGCGAGTCGGGCGTCCGCAACCTGGAGCGCAAGATCGGCGCGGTCTGCCGCAAAGTGGGGACGCGTATCGCCGAGGGCAAACGCGCCGCCGTCAAAGTGACGCCGAAAGTGGTGGAGGAACTGCTCGAACATCCGATCTTCCTCGGGCAGGAGGAGATCAGTCGCCGCACCTCCGCGCCGGGCGTCGTCCCCGGCCTGGCATGGACCTCCTTCGGCGGCGATATCCTCTACGTGGAAGCCACGCACATGCCCGGCGGCAAGGGCTTCCAGGTGACCGGCTCGCTCGGCAATGTGATGCAGGAATCGGCGCGGGCGGCCTTCTCCTACGTCCGCTCGCGGGCTGCGGCCCTCAAACTGCCCGGCGACTTCTTCGACAAGAACGATATCCACATGCACGTCCCCGCGGGCGCCACGCCCAAAGACGGTCCCTCCGCGGGCGTGACGATGGCGACCTCGCTCGTCTCGCTCATCTCCGGGCGGAAGGCGCTTCCGCACGTGGGGATGACGGGCGAGATCACGCTCCGGGGCCAGGTGCTGCCCGTTGGCGGGATCAAGGAAAAGGTCCTGGCCGCGCACCGCAACGGCCTGCGGACGGTCATCCTGCCGAAGCGCAACAAGCAGGATTTGGACGACGTCCCCGACGAGGTCAAAAAGGAGATGAAGTTCATCTTCGCCGAGACGGTGGACGACGTGTTGAACGCCTCGCTCGAAAAGGCGAAGGCGCCCGCGAAAGCCGCGGCGAAAAAGCCCGCCACGAAAAAATCCACGAAAGCGAAATCAAAATCGAAGACCCATGTCAAACGTTCTGCTGGCTGA
- a CDS encoding lipid hydroperoxide peroxidase yields the protein MTTERFGIIKVGGRDATVIGDDVKVGDAAPEFTVHALDWSLTRGLADTKGKVRIIAAVPSLDTDVCDRETRRFNQESAALDKDIVIQTVSTDLPYAQKRWCGAAGVDQVMVLSDHQNAEFGEKYGVLIKERRILRRAVFVVGRDDKIVYAAYMPALGDEPNYEEVIEAAKKALQA from the coding sequence ATGACAACCGAAAGATTTGGAATCATCAAAGTTGGCGGGCGCGACGCCACCGTTATCGGCGACGATGTGAAAGTGGGAGACGCCGCGCCCGAGTTCACCGTCCACGCGTTGGACTGGTCCCTGACGCGCGGGCTGGCCGACACCAAAGGCAAAGTGCGGATCATCGCCGCCGTCCCCTCGCTCGACACCGACGTCTGCGACCGCGAGACGCGGCGCTTCAACCAGGAATCCGCCGCGCTCGACAAGGACATCGTCATCCAGACCGTCAGTACCGACCTGCCCTACGCGCAGAAGCGCTGGTGCGGCGCCGCCGGCGTGGACCAGGTGATGGTCCTCTCCGACCATCAGAACGCGGAGTTCGGGGAAAAATACGGCGTGTTGATCAAAGAGCGCCGCATCCTGCGCCGCGCCGTCTTCGTGGTGGGCCGCGACGACAAGATCGTCTACGCCGCCTACATGCCCGCGCTCGGCGACGAACCGAATTACGAAGAAGTGATCGAGGCGGCAAAGAAGGCTTTGCAGGCGTAA